In the Chryseobacterium sp. MYb264 genome, one interval contains:
- a CDS encoding ABC transporter permease/substrate-binding protein: MTEQNFWQFIVEQQDKLWTQVVQHLGLTFLSLFLAILVGVPLGIVIARVKKLSNPVLGIAGILQTIPSIALLGFMIPAFGIGTTPAIIALLIYALLPIIRNTFTGITEVDPSVREAAKALGMNNMQILFKIELPLATPVIVAGIRTAAVINVGVATLASFVAAGGLGEFIFGGISLNNTNMILAGALPAAILAVIIDQFIALLQHLGSKSLKIFKFILPLIIIGAGYFYFSNSSSTAKLKAGFTPEFMGRKDGDIGLRSVYGLNVKPLIVNDAVMYKAAYDKELDLISGYSTDGRIKAYDLLVLDDDKRIFPPYFAAPIVKNKTLEKFPELENTLNILAGKFNDSLMTDLNYKADQLKQTPEKIAKDFLMANHLYKTSGKENRGTIKIGSKIFGEQYILTEIYKLLIEGYTDYKVETKTGLGGTKICFDALMNDGIDFYIEYTGTGLLVLLHPTEKVIDEVSKSPEQTYQYVNSEFEKKYGIRWLKPLGFNNAYALMMRRTQAEELHIKSISDLSIFIKKE, encoded by the coding sequence ATGACGGAACAGAATTTTTGGCAGTTCATTGTCGAGCAGCAGGATAAATTATGGACTCAGGTTGTACAGCATCTTGGACTTACCTTTTTGTCTTTATTCCTGGCAATTTTGGTGGGTGTTCCGCTGGGAATCGTAATAGCGAGAGTTAAAAAATTATCCAATCCCGTTCTTGGGATTGCGGGTATTCTGCAAACCATTCCAAGTATTGCCTTGCTGGGATTTATGATTCCTGCTTTTGGAATTGGCACAACACCAGCCATTATCGCATTGCTTATTTATGCGCTTTTGCCCATTATCAGAAATACTTTTACCGGAATCACCGAAGTAGATCCATCGGTAAGAGAAGCGGCAAAAGCTTTAGGAATGAACAATATGCAAATCCTTTTTAAGATAGAACTGCCACTGGCAACACCGGTGATCGTGGCAGGAATAAGAACTGCTGCGGTAATTAATGTAGGCGTTGCCACATTGGCCTCATTTGTTGCCGCGGGCGGATTGGGTGAATTTATTTTTGGCGGAATTTCTCTTAACAATACCAATATGATTCTGGCAGGTGCTCTACCGGCGGCAATTCTCGCGGTGATTATTGATCAATTCATTGCATTATTACAGCATTTAGGTTCAAAATCATTAAAAATATTTAAATTTATTCTTCCGTTAATTATAATAGGTGCGGGTTATTTCTATTTTTCAAATAGTTCTTCCACGGCAAAGCTTAAAGCAGGATTTACACCTGAATTTATGGGCAGAAAGGATGGTGATATCGGATTACGATCGGTTTATGGCTTGAATGTAAAACCTCTTATCGTAAATGATGCCGTTATGTACAAAGCAGCTTATGATAAAGAGCTTGATTTGATCAGCGGATATTCTACTGATGGAAGAATTAAAGCCTACGACCTTCTGGTGCTGGATGATGATAAACGAATTTTTCCGCCTTATTTTGCGGCTCCGATTGTTAAAAATAAAACGCTGGAAAAATTTCCTGAGCTCGAAAATACCCTGAATATATTGGCAGGGAAATTTAATGATTCCCTCATGACGGATCTTAATTACAAAGCAGATCAACTCAAGCAAACTCCCGAGAAGATTGCCAAAGATTTTTTAATGGCGAATCATCTTTATAAAACTTCCGGAAAAGAAAATCGCGGAACTATAAAAATTGGGTCAAAAATATTTGGAGAGCAATATATTCTTACAGAAATTTATAAACTTTTAATTGAAGGCTATACCGATTATAAAGTTGAAACAAAAACAGGTCTTGGCGGTACCAAAATATGCTTTGATGCGCTCATGAATGATGGAATAGATTTTTATATAGAATATACGGGTACCGGTCTTCTGGTCCTTTTACATCCCACCGAAAAGGTGATTGATGAGGTTAGTAAAAGCCCTGAGCAAACTTATCAGTATGTGAATTCAGAATTTGAGAAAAAGTACGGCATTCGCTGGCTGAAACCTTTAGGATTTAATAATGCGTATGCTTTAATGATGAGGAGAACGCAAGCCGAAGAACTTCATATAAAATCTATATCAGATCTTAGTATTTTTATTAAGAAAGAATAG
- the tpiA gene encoding triose-phosphate isomerase: MRRKIVAGNWKMNKNVIDAQQLMTQLQDYKNNNATNCEVWIAPPALYLMMAKDVFEKDEIGVFAQDISEHESGAYTGEISVDMLESIDATGSLIGHSERRQYHGETDSHCNRKVKLALDKGLIPVYCNGETLEQRKAGQHFEVVKNQTEVALFTLSAEEIKKVVIAYEPVWAIGTGETATPEQAQEIHAHIRGIIAEKYGQEVADEVSILYGGSVKPDNAKEIFSQPDIDGGLIGGAALKVEDFSKIIEGFN, encoded by the coding sequence ATGAGAAGAAAGATCGTTGCAGGAAACTGGAAAATGAACAAAAATGTGATTGATGCTCAACAATTAATGACTCAGTTACAGGATTATAAAAACAATAATGCAACCAACTGCGAAGTTTGGATCGCGCCTCCTGCTTTATATTTAATGATGGCAAAAGATGTTTTCGAAAAAGACGAAATCGGAGTTTTTGCTCAGGATATCAGCGAACATGAAAGCGGAGCTTACACAGGAGAAATTTCTGTAGATATGCTGGAATCTATTGACGCAACAGGTTCTTTGATCGGACATTCTGAAAGAAGACAATACCACGGAGAAACAGATTCTCACTGCAACAGAAAGGTGAAATTGGCTTTAGATAAAGGTTTAATTCCGGTATATTGTAACGGTGAAACTTTAGAGCAAAGAAAAGCAGGACAACATTTTGAAGTGGTGAAAAACCAGACTGAGGTTGCCCTTTTCACACTTTCTGCAGAAGAAATTAAAAAAGTAGTAATCGCTTACGAACCGGTTTGGGCGATCGGAACGGGTGAAACGGCAACTCCGGAGCAGGCTCAGGAAATTCACGCTCATATCAGAGGTATTATCGCTGAAAAATATGGTCAGGAAGTTGCTGATGAGGTTTCTATCCTTTACGGAGGTTCTGTAAAACCGGATAATGCTAAAGAAATTTTCTCTCAGCCGGACATCGACGGTGGCCTGATTGGTGGAGCTGCTTTGAAAGTGGAAGATTTTTCTAAAATTATTGAAGGATTCAACTAA
- a CDS encoding GxxExxY protein, whose product MTENEISYIVRKCIFNVYNQLGPGLLESIYHRILIYELEQNGLTVKSEVLLPVYYDNKKFDLNFKIDILVEDKVVLELKSIKELESIHYKQLYSYLKLSNKKLGLLINFNTTNIMDSIKRVVNNL is encoded by the coding sequence ATGACAGAAAATGAAATTTCCTATATAGTTAGAAAATGCATCTTTAATGTTTATAATCAATTAGGTCCAGGTTTGTTAGAGTCTATTTATCATAGAATTTTAATTTACGAGCTAGAACAAAATGGATTGACTGTTAAATCGGAAGTTCTACTTCCTGTTTATTATGACAACAAGAAATTTGATTTAAATTTTAAAATTGACATTTTAGTTGAAGACAAGGTTGTTTTAGAACTAAAATCCATTAAAGAATTAGAATCAATTCATTATAAACAACTGTATTCTTATTTAAAATTGTCTAATAAAAAATTGGGACTGCTTATTAATTTTAACACAACAAATATTATGGATAGTATAAAAAGAGTGGTCAACAACCTTTAA
- a CDS encoding S9 family peptidase yields the protein MKKLYLTLLVMSAATFQSQKFPDLKAPIAEKQEHIRDIHGDKVNDPYYWMIDYFKKAKDSTKVVDYLKAENTYWEGMMKDTEPFREKLFQEMKARIKEKDESVPLFKNGYYYYTRTETGKQYFKYCRKKASHTAPEEILLDVDQLAEGHAYYSASGFSISPDNMKMIYGVDDVSRRQYRLFLKDLSTGKTMELGIKNTTGSATWANDNKTIFYTGKNPETLLTEKIFRHTLGTDASKDVMVYEEKDKSNYIGVGKYKNEKFIMIYSGATTSSETRYLKADEPNGTFEVFQPRMKDVLYDVTPLEDKFLITTNKDALNFKVMETPLDKTGVENWKDFIPHRKEVLMEGISEFKNYLVFSERQNGLSQLVIYDRKTGKKEFLKFDEPTYTVYPSGNPEYNTDNFRFGYTSMITPSSQFEQDLKTGKRTLLKQQEVLGGYNKENYVTERLFATAKDGTKIPISIVYKKGFKKDGNNPLLLYAYGSYGSSMDASFSSTRLSLLDRGFAFAIAHIRGGQEMGRQWYEDGKMMKKKNTFTDFIDAGEYLIKEKYTSPKHLYAQGGSAGGLLMGAIVNMSPNLWNGAIAQVPFVDVVNTMLDETIPLTTNEYDEWGNPNNKDAYLYMKSYSPYENIEKKNYPNILVTTGLHDSQVQYFEPAKWVAKLRDMKTDNNVLLLKTDMAYGHGGASGRFDYLKDTALVYAFMFKLEGITK from the coding sequence ATGAAAAAACTTTATTTAACCCTATTAGTAATGAGTGCAGCAACATTTCAGTCTCAAAAATTTCCTGATTTAAAAGCTCCGATTGCCGAAAAGCAGGAACATATCCGAGATATTCATGGTGATAAAGTAAACGATCCCTACTACTGGATGATCGATTATTTTAAAAAAGCAAAAGATTCAACCAAAGTTGTTGATTATCTTAAGGCTGAAAATACCTATTGGGAAGGCATGATGAAAGATACAGAACCTTTCAGAGAAAAGCTTTTCCAGGAAATGAAAGCAAGGATTAAGGAGAAAGATGAGTCGGTTCCGCTATTCAAAAACGGGTATTATTATTACACCAGAACAGAAACTGGCAAACAGTATTTTAAATATTGCCGAAAAAAGGCCAGCCATACCGCGCCGGAAGAAATTCTTCTGGATGTTGATCAGTTGGCGGAAGGTCATGCTTATTATTCTGCTTCGGGATTCAGTATCAGTCCGGATAATATGAAGATGATTTATGGGGTTGATGATGTTTCGAGAAGACAATATCGACTATTTTTAAAAGATCTTTCGACCGGAAAAACTATGGAGTTGGGTATTAAAAACACCACAGGTTCTGCAACTTGGGCGAATGACAATAAAACTATTTTCTACACCGGGAAAAATCCTGAAACGCTTCTTACGGAGAAAATTTTCAGACATACTTTAGGAACTGACGCTTCTAAAGATGTGATGGTGTATGAAGAAAAAGACAAATCGAATTATATTGGCGTAGGAAAATATAAGAATGAAAAATTCATTATGATCTATTCCGGAGCCACGACTTCATCCGAAACAAGATATCTGAAAGCCGATGAACCGAATGGAACATTTGAAGTTTTCCAGCCGAGAATGAAAGATGTTTTGTATGATGTAACGCCCCTTGAAGATAAATTTTTAATCACCACCAATAAAGATGCGCTTAATTTCAAAGTGATGGAAACGCCTTTGGATAAAACCGGTGTTGAAAACTGGAAAGATTTTATTCCGCACAGAAAAGAGGTTTTAATGGAGGGAATCAGTGAGTTTAAAAATTATCTGGTATTCAGTGAAAGGCAAAACGGACTGTCACAATTGGTGATCTATGACCGAAAAACGGGTAAAAAAGAATTTCTGAAATTTGATGAACCTACTTATACCGTTTATCCATCAGGAAATCCGGAATACAACACGGATAATTTCCGTTTTGGATACACTTCGATGATCACACCGAGTTCACAATTCGAGCAGGATTTAAAAACAGGAAAAAGAACTTTATTAAAGCAACAGGAAGTTTTAGGTGGCTACAATAAGGAAAATTATGTAACAGAAAGACTTTTCGCCACCGCAAAAGACGGAACCAAAATTCCGATTTCCATTGTTTATAAAAAAGGATTTAAAAAGGATGGTAACAATCCGCTTCTACTCTACGCGTACGGTTCGTACGGAAGTTCGATGGATGCATCATTCAGCAGTACTAGACTGAGTCTTTTAGACAGAGGTTTTGCGTTTGCCATTGCACACATCCGCGGAGGTCAGGAAATGGGAAGACAATGGTATGAAGACGGTAAAATGATGAAAAAGAAAAATACTTTTACCGATTTCATCGATGCCGGAGAATATTTAATTAAAGAAAAATATACTTCACCCAAACATCTTTATGCTCAGGGAGGCAGCGCCGGAGGTCTTTTAATGGGAGCGATTGTCAACATGAGCCCTAATTTATGGAACGGGGCGATTGCTCAGGTTCCGTTTGTAGATGTGGTAAATACGATGCTTGATGAAACCATCCCTTTAACGACCAACGAATACGACGAATGGGGAAATCCGAATAATAAAGACGCTTATCTCTACATGAAATCCTATTCTCCTTACGAAAATATTGAGAAGAAAAACTACCCGAATATATTAGTAACAACAGGTTTACACGATTCTCAGGTACAGTATTTTGAACCCGCAAAATGGGTGGCTAAACTGAGAGATATGAAAACCGACAACAACGTATTATTACTAAAAACAGATATGGCTTATGGTCATGGTGGTGCTTCAGGAAGATTTGATTATCTGAAAGATACTGCTTTAGTGTATGCTTTTATGTTTAAATTGGAAGGGATTACGAAATAA
- a CDS encoding tellurite resistance TerB family protein, whose protein sequence is MQKSNKSIAGYHLLMILSSVDGDFAPEEGMLIQQYLADEFPFRMNLDNELETLALLQPEEWKDHFEFHARCFQDDSTEDERVKFVQFAKSLIKADNKVTDEEHTFYTLLKNLWHLN, encoded by the coding sequence ATGCAAAAATCAAATAAATCCATTGCCGGTTATCACTTATTAATGATCCTTTCATCTGTAGACGGTGATTTTGCACCGGAAGAAGGAATGCTTATCCAGCAATATCTGGCAGATGAATTTCCGTTCAGAATGAATCTCGATAACGAATTGGAAACGCTTGCTTTACTTCAGCCTGAAGAATGGAAAGATCATTTTGAATTCCATGCCCGTTGTTTCCAGGATGATTCTACAGAGGATGAAAGAGTGAAATTTGTTCAGTTCGCAAAATCACTGATTAAAGCAGACAATAAAGTGACGGACGAAGAGCATACTTTCTATACGCTTCTGAAGAATCTTTGGCATTTGAACTAA
- a CDS encoding BT_3928 family protein, translating to MIKGLLRFIIAVIFILSGFVKAVDLVGFSFKMEEYFSPAVFNMPFLEKFALLFSIIVVVLELLLGFMLLLKLKLKFTLSALIALCIFFGFLTFYSAYFNVVTDCGCFGDAIKFTPWQSFIKDVVLLVGLIFVFILYRKDFKKQDKYTFSSKKEASNKPKYILLGIFSLAMIYIMAHGIIQEPIIDFRDYKLGTNLKTEKEKIAKNPSEYKTFYSLKNTKTGEVLKVNQDDYIKETKYWAEGSPWKIEDGKNESVLIKEGYKSEIVKFKIEDPSGMELTDEIIKAPKAILVFSYHPKEVSPELLAKIEAKVKGQKANVVYGVSTDPNTFKTIKNAMMDGTAIKTIARSNPFVLILENGKIVEKTPAKDYVK from the coding sequence ATGATCAAAGGTTTATTACGTTTCATTATTGCTGTTATATTCATCCTTTCGGGCTTTGTAAAAGCGGTGGATCTGGTAGGTTTTTCATTTAAAATGGAGGAATACTTCTCTCCTGCTGTTTTCAACATGCCGTTTCTTGAGAAATTTGCCCTGCTGTTCTCCATTATCGTAGTGGTTCTGGAACTGCTTTTAGGCTTTATGCTTTTGTTAAAATTAAAACTGAAATTCACCCTTTCTGCATTAATTGCCCTGTGTATTTTCTTTGGTTTTCTTACCTTTTATTCAGCCTATTTCAATGTCGTAACCGATTGTGGATGTTTTGGAGATGCCATTAAATTCACGCCTTGGCAGAGTTTCATTAAAGATGTTGTGCTTTTGGTGGGATTGATCTTCGTTTTTATTCTTTACAGAAAAGACTTTAAAAAGCAGGATAAATATACATTCAGCAGCAAAAAAGAAGCTTCGAATAAACCAAAATATATCTTATTGGGAATATTTTCTTTAGCGATGATCTATATTATGGCACATGGAATTATTCAGGAACCGATCATTGATTTCCGTGATTATAAACTGGGGACCAATTTGAAAACGGAAAAAGAAAAAATTGCTAAAAATCCTTCAGAATACAAAACTTTTTACTCTCTTAAAAATACAAAGACGGGAGAAGTTTTAAAGGTAAATCAGGATGATTATATCAAAGAAACAAAATATTGGGCAGAAGGTTCACCATGGAAAATTGAAGATGGAAAAAACGAATCTGTTTTGATAAAAGAAGGTTATAAATCGGAGATCGTGAAATTTAAGATCGAAGATCCTTCAGGAATGGAATTAACGGACGAGATCATCAAAGCTCCAAAAGCCATCCTTGTTTTTTCTTATCATCCAAAAGAGGTTTCTCCTGAACTTTTAGCAAAAATTGAAGCGAAAGTAAAAGGGCAAAAAGCGAATGTTGTGTACGGAGTTTCAACAGATCCGAATACTTTCAAAACCATCAAAAATGCAATGATGGACGGAACTGCCATTAAAACCATCGCAAGAAGCAATCCTTTTGTTCTGATTTTAGAAAACGGAAAAATCGTAGAGAAAACGCCTGCGAAAGACTATGTGAAATAA
- a CDS encoding DUF1599 domain-containing protein, protein MLKTSVQFGEIIGQCRDLFSKKLKDYGAAWRVLRPSSITDQIYIKVNRIRTLQMTDKKMVDESEEDEFVAVVNYSIIGLIQLEKGFSNDFNENTEEILKLYDQYSGEAKALMERKNHDYGEAWRDMRISSITDLIYQKVLRTKQIEDNQGVTIVSEGLDANYFDMLNYAVFCLIKFSEQEKNYEPKTI, encoded by the coding sequence ATGCTAAAAACATCAGTACAGTTTGGGGAAATTATAGGTCAGTGTCGCGATTTATTCAGTAAAAAACTGAAAGATTACGGAGCCGCCTGGCGGGTTTTAAGACCGAGTTCTATTACGGATCAGATTTACATTAAAGTGAACAGAATCCGCACCTTACAAATGACCGATAAAAAAATGGTGGATGAAAGTGAAGAAGACGAATTCGTTGCTGTTGTGAACTACTCTATCATCGGGCTTATTCAGCTGGAAAAAGGTTTTTCCAACGATTTCAATGAAAATACAGAAGAAATTTTAAAGCTTTACGATCAATATTCCGGCGAGGCAAAAGCTTTGATGGAAAGAAAAAATCATGATTATGGCGAAGCGTGGCGAGATATGAGAATTTCTTCGATCACCGATCTGATCTATCAGAAAGTTTTAAGAACAAAACAAATTGAAGATAATCAAGGCGTAACCATCGTTTCGGAAGGTCTGGATGCCAATTATTTCGATATGCTAAACTATGCGGTTTTCTGCCTGATAAAATTCTCTGAACAAGAAAAAAATTACGAACCAAAAACAATTTAA
- the folP gene encoding dihydropteroate synthase, with protein sequence MGILNLTPDSFSDGGKFNNEKAALEQSEKMLKGGAEIIDIGPQSTRPNAEFLSAKEEIRRIGNMISTIKKEFPEALISLDTFYAETVKFGFNEGMDIINDISGGHYDEQMFDAAAETKLPYILMHVNPSYETMHEKVKFDDITLAVNQYFSKKTTELLAKGVNDIILDPGFGFGKTVEDQMKMIDEVEYLGFGKFPLLIGISRKSFIYKPLGKSPLDINEETQKLHLKVLQQGAKILRVHEVEEAAATLKIFNNLK encoded by the coding sequence ATGGGAATTCTGAATCTGACTCCCGATTCTTTTTCTGATGGCGGAAAATTTAATAATGAAAAAGCCGCGTTAGAACAAAGCGAGAAAATGTTGAAAGGTGGTGCGGAGATTATTGACATCGGCCCGCAGTCGACACGCCCGAATGCTGAATTTTTAAGTGCGAAAGAAGAAATCAGAAGAATTGGGAATATGATTTCTACAATTAAAAAAGAATTTCCGGAAGCCTTAATTTCCCTTGATACTTTTTATGCGGAGACGGTAAAATTCGGTTTTAATGAAGGAATGGATATTATCAACGATATTTCTGGCGGTCATTATGATGAGCAGATGTTTGACGCAGCTGCAGAAACCAAACTTCCTTATATTTTGATGCACGTAAATCCTTCTTACGAAACAATGCATGAAAAAGTGAAATTTGATGATATTACATTGGCTGTGAATCAGTATTTTTCAAAAAAAACGACAGAATTATTAGCAAAGGGAGTGAATGATATTATTCTTGATCCCGGTTTTGGGTTTGGAAAGACCGTAGAAGATCAAATGAAAATGATCGATGAAGTTGAATATTTAGGTTTTGGAAAATTTCCTTTGTTAATTGGGATTTCGCGAAAATCTTTCATTTATAAACCTTTGGGAAAATCTCCTTTGGATATTAATGAAGAAACGCAGAAACTTCATTTAAAAGTCTTGCAACAAGGCGCGAAAATCTTACGTGTACATGAGGTGGAGGAAGCAGCTGCTACGCTGAAAATTTTTAATAATCTTAAATAA
- a CDS encoding ACT domain-containing protein has product MTGEKDLSILLQSMKPELNEGEYVFCTVEKLPELEMKDIVCFFKEKEGVTLIIRREMADQLHLSYGFIASWITLKIHSSLEAVGLTAAFSKALTSKNISCNVVAGYFHDHIFVSANDADAAMKELDRLSEQGC; this is encoded by the coding sequence ATGACAGGAGAAAAAGACCTCAGCATATTATTACAATCTATGAAACCGGAGCTCAACGAAGGTGAATATGTATTCTGTACGGTAGAAAAATTACCCGAACTTGAGATGAAAGACATTGTTTGCTTTTTCAAGGAAAAGGAAGGTGTCACTTTGATTATTAGAAGAGAAATGGCAGATCAGCTACATCTTTCTTACGGATTTATCGCTTCATGGATTACCCTTAAGATTCATTCTTCTCTCGAAGCGGTGGGGCTTACTGCTGCTTTCTCAAAGGCGCTGACTTCAAAAAATATAAGCTGTAACGTGGTTGCAGGATATTTTCATGATCATATTTTTGTTTCTGCGAATGATGCAGATGCTGCGATGAAAGAACTCGACAGATTGTCTGAACAAGGTTGTTAA
- a CDS encoding M20/M25/M40 family metallo-hydrolase, with the protein MNRNYLLSILSVLIFSVGNAQNYKKPLVSAIKETDLRKDMYEMAADQFWGREAGTLDELKVSMWLADKAKEAGMKPAGDNGTFFQFFDMYRHQVVPQSTLKLGDNQLKLWKDFLVAEPVNANIDTEIVYAGNAEPDDLSKLNIKGKILAVNASDKNIEKEMTLFIRRYPLFVRTKYYSKAFELGAKGIIFITDDTSDKSWVEVLPQMTRGTYGGEGLREKVTNNIPVLWIKRENANWVKNNPKVSLNLITETYKYPSVNVIGKIDGSDPKLKNEYVLLSGHQDHDGIRHPVKNDTIYNGADDNASTCVAMLAMARAYKKQPGKRSVLFVFHGAEERGLLGSRWHAAHPVVPKESIVAVLNGDMIGRNDNNEAALLGGNAPHKNSEELVKMAEEANNESTKFTYLKDWDSPKHAEYFYFRSDHLPYAKAGIPAVFFTSVLHDQYHTPQDESENINYKKLYKMTEWMYRTSWKVANKTERPKVISNFTLER; encoded by the coding sequence ATGAACAGAAACTATTTATTATCAATACTCAGTGTATTGATTTTCAGTGTCGGAAACGCACAAAACTACAAGAAACCATTAGTTTCAGCAATCAAAGAAACAGATCTCAGAAAAGATATGTACGAAATGGCTGCCGACCAGTTTTGGGGGCGTGAAGCAGGAACTTTAGATGAATTAAAGGTATCCATGTGGCTCGCCGACAAAGCGAAAGAAGCAGGAATGAAGCCTGCGGGAGACAACGGAACTTTCTTCCAGTTTTTTGATATGTACAGACATCAGGTGGTGCCGCAAAGTACATTGAAATTAGGAGATAATCAGTTGAAATTATGGAAAGACTTCTTGGTGGCAGAACCTGTAAACGCGAATATCGATACAGAAATTGTATACGCAGGAAATGCTGAACCGGATGATCTTTCAAAATTAAACATCAAAGGAAAAATACTTGCCGTAAATGCTTCTGATAAAAATATCGAAAAGGAGATGACGCTTTTCATAAGAAGGTACCCCCTATTTGTAAGAACTAAATATTACAGCAAAGCTTTCGAATTGGGAGCGAAAGGGATTATTTTCATTACCGATGATACTTCTGATAAAAGCTGGGTTGAAGTGCTACCACAAATGACGAGAGGAACTTACGGCGGAGAAGGTTTAAGAGAAAAAGTAACGAATAATATTCCGGTATTATGGATTAAGAGAGAAAATGCAAACTGGGTAAAAAACAATCCTAAAGTTTCATTAAATCTTATCACGGAAACCTATAAATATCCATCGGTAAACGTGATCGGGAAAATTGACGGTTCAGATCCAAAACTGAAAAACGAATATGTACTATTAAGCGGTCACCAGGATCACGACGGCATCAGACATCCTGTGAAAAACGATACCATCTACAACGGAGCAGACGATAACGCAAGTACCTGCGTAGCGATGTTGGCAATGGCAAGAGCTTATAAGAAGCAACCGGGAAAACGAAGCGTTTTGTTTGTGTTTCACGGCGCTGAGGAAAGAGGTCTGCTAGGTTCGAGATGGCATGCAGCACATCCTGTAGTTCCTAAAGAAAGCATTGTTGCCGTTCTGAATGGCGATATGATAGGGAGAAATGATAACAACGAAGCCGCTTTATTAGGAGGAAATGCTCCGCATAAAAATTCTGAGGAACTGGTAAAAATGGCAGAGGAAGCAAACAATGAAAGTACGAAGTTCACCTATTTGAAAGATTGGGATTCTCCGAAACATGCAGAATATTTCTATTTCCGAAGTGACCACCTTCCGTATGCAAAAGCAGGAATTCCTGCAGTATTTTTCACGAGCGTTTTGCACGACCAGTATCACACTCCGCAAGACGAGTCTGAAAACATCAATTATAAAAAGCTTTACAAAATGACGGAATGGATGTACCGCACGTCGTGGAAAGTGGCTAATAAAACAGAACGCCCGAAAGTAATCTCTAATTTTACACTGGAAAGGTAA